In one Polaribacter sp. ALD11 genomic region, the following are encoded:
- a CDS encoding CPBP family intramembrane glutamic endopeptidase, with amino-acid sequence MKETFLNLITYLKNPVLEKDSNTSLNYRFTIFFRILIISLLTGIIISPIFALIEEMGWVNMQNHKVEAMFENMGILQMFLLGAIAVPAIEEALFRGPITAFKKPKYFKIAFYAFALLFGFIHITNFDITTNTLLLSPLLVLPQILLGGYFGYIRVRFGLQWSILLHGCYNGTLILLSFIFK; translated from the coding sequence ATGAAGGAAACTTTTCTAAACTTAATTACCTATTTAAAAAACCCTGTTCTTGAAAAAGATTCTAATACAAGTCTAAATTACAGATTTACCATATTTTTTCGAATTCTTATTATAAGTCTTTTAACAGGAATCATCATCTCTCCTATTTTTGCATTAATAGAAGAAATGGGATGGGTAAATATGCAAAATCATAAAGTTGAAGCCATGTTTGAAAACATGGGAATTCTTCAAATGTTTTTGTTGGGTGCAATAGCTGTTCCCGCTATAGAAGAAGCCCTTTTTAGAGGTCCAATAACAGCTTTTAAGAAACCAAAATATTTTAAAATTGCATTTTATGCCTTTGCTTTATTATTTGGTTTTATTCACATTACAAATTTTGATATAACAACCAATACTTTGCTATTATCCCCTTTACTCGTATTACCACAAATATTGTTAGGTGGCTATTTTGGGTATATAAGAGTCCGTTTTGGCTTGCAATGGTCTATATTACTTCATGGGTGCTATAACGGAACCTTAATTTTACTTAGTTTTATCTTTAAATAA
- a CDS encoding BatA domain-containing protein, with amino-acid sequence MQFKNPEVLYFLALLIIPILVHLFQLQRFVKVPFTNVAFLQKLQKETRKSSRIKKWLILATRLLLFFAILLAFSQPYFSNKNSNKKQHNFIYLDNSLSTNTKGKKGNLLKIAAQEIIENTDSKNVYSLLTNTNFYKDISKDELKNVLLKLENTAIELDLETVLLKIGQENKTKTNTLNKNILISDFQNTYRKKFTNVTPVFSAIKLEASLKSNLSIDSVFINNKNNDNFTVNVIIKNQGSKKDNLPIALFNGDNLISKQSFPIEKDTDKTIQFTVKNTPEFLGKVELSFSDTFSFDNTYYFTLNNNQKTRVLAIGNDATFLNKIYTKEEFEFTNYSPQNINYNTIQKQQLIVLNELENIPEILLKSLVNFSKNGGSIVIIPNEKTDISSYNIFLKKLNLGKIEPQKKDTLKITNINYKHPIFKNVFSKKVSNFQYPTVQTHYPILTNISKIVSFENNSPFISQLANSNTYYISSALNKNNSNFLNSPLIVPVFYNFGKMSIQYPKLAYRIHQENKIEIETQISKDEILAISNANNSFIPMQQTFQNKVVITTKEQPLKAGFYKILKDDIKIKDIAFNYPKEESLLHFLDLNTLKEQHKNITISSSIEEVFEKINKNNEVHWLWKWFLALAIVSLFLEILILKFYKP; translated from the coding sequence ATGCAATTTAAAAACCCTGAAGTTTTATACTTTTTAGCACTACTAATTATACCGATATTAGTACATCTTTTTCAGCTACAAAGGTTTGTTAAAGTACCATTTACCAATGTTGCTTTTTTACAAAAACTACAAAAGGAAACTCGTAAAAGTTCACGTATAAAAAAGTGGTTAATACTAGCAACGAGATTGCTGTTATTTTTCGCGATACTTTTAGCTTTCTCCCAACCTTACTTTAGTAATAAAAATAGCAATAAAAAGCAACACAACTTCATCTACTTAGACAATTCTTTAAGCACTAATACCAAAGGAAAAAAAGGAAATTTATTAAAGATAGCGGCACAAGAAATTATAGAAAACACAGATTCTAAAAACGTATATTCCTTACTAACAAACACCAATTTCTACAAAGACATTAGCAAAGACGAATTAAAAAATGTACTTTTAAAATTAGAAAACACAGCTATAGAATTAGATTTAGAGACAGTTTTACTTAAAATCGGCCAAGAAAACAAAACCAAAACAAACACTTTAAATAAAAACATATTAATATCTGATTTTCAGAATACTTACAGAAAAAAGTTTACAAATGTAACACCCGTTTTTTCTGCTATAAAACTAGAGGCCAGCCTAAAAAGTAATCTTTCGATAGACAGTGTTTTTATCAACAATAAAAACAATGATAATTTTACCGTAAATGTAATTATAAAAAATCAAGGAAGTAAAAAAGACAACCTACCAATAGCCCTTTTTAACGGAGATAACTTAATTAGCAAACAGTCCTTCCCTATTGAGAAAGATACAGACAAAACAATTCAGTTCACCGTAAAAAACACACCTGAATTCTTAGGGAAAGTAGAACTTTCTTTTAGCGACACTTTTTCGTTTGACAACACTTATTACTTCACACTAAATAACAATCAAAAAACACGTGTTTTAGCTATTGGAAATGATGCTACTTTTTTAAATAAAATTTACACAAAAGAGGAATTTGAATTCACTAATTATTCACCACAAAACATAAATTACAACACCATTCAAAAACAACAATTAATTGTATTGAATGAGTTAGAAAACATTCCAGAAATTTTATTAAAAAGCCTAGTTAATTTTTCTAAAAACGGCGGAAGTATTGTCATTATTCCGAATGAAAAAACAGACATTTCTTCTTACAATATCTTTCTAAAAAAATTGAATTTAGGTAAAATTGAACCTCAAAAAAAGGACACTTTAAAGATTACAAATATCAATTATAAACACCCCATTTTTAAAAATGTATTCTCTAAAAAAGTTTCTAATTTTCAATACCCAACAGTGCAAACCCACTACCCCATTTTAACCAATATTTCTAAAATAGTTTCCTTCGAAAACAACTCACCTTTTATAAGTCAATTAGCAAATAGTAATACTTATTATATTTCTAGCGCGCTGAATAAAAACAACAGTAACTTTTTAAATTCACCTTTAATTGTACCTGTCTTTTACAACTTTGGTAAAATGAGTATTCAATACCCCAAATTAGCCTATCGCATACATCAAGAAAATAAAATAGAAATAGAAACACAGATTAGTAAAGATGAAATTTTAGCAATTTCAAATGCAAATAACTCTTTTATTCCGATGCAACAAACCTTCCAAAACAAGGTTGTAATTACTACCAAAGAGCAACCTCTAAAAGCCGGTTTTTACAAAATACTAAAAGATGATATTAAAATTAAAGACATCGCTTTTAATTACCCAAAAGAAGAAAGTTTATTACATTTTCTAGATTTGAATACTTTAAAAGAGCAGCATAAAAACATCACAATTTCTTCATCTATAGAAGAGGTTTTCGAAAAAATTAATAAAAATAATGAAGTTCATTGGCTTTGGAAATGGTTTTTAGCATTGGCAATTGTATCTTTGTT
- a CDS encoding TIGR02757 family protein has product MKKSELKEFLDEKVILYNNPKFIESDPIQIPHLFSKKEDIEIAAFLTAIISWGNRTMIIRNASKMMELLDNSPHDFILNHQEKELKSLEGFVHRTFNYIDFQQFIKSLQHIYINHGGLENALSIKDNSNTYQTAINNFKILFFEVEHLQRTQKHISDPLKNSAAKRINMFLRWMVRNDEKDVDFGLWNTHNPADLSCPLDIHSGNVARKLKLLLRKQNDWKAVSELDLNLRKLDKIDPVKYDFALFGLGVFEKF; this is encoded by the coding sequence ATGAAAAAATCTGAACTCAAAGAATTTCTAGACGAAAAAGTTATCTTATATAACAATCCTAAATTCATAGAGTCAGATCCCATACAAATTCCGCATTTATTTTCTAAAAAAGAAGACATTGAAATTGCTGCCTTTTTAACGGCTATTATTTCTTGGGGAAACAGAACTATGATTATTAGAAATGCTTCTAAAATGATGGAACTTTTAGACAATTCTCCGCACGATTTCATCTTAAATCATCAAGAAAAAGAGTTGAAAAGTTTAGAAGGTTTTGTTCACAGAACTTTTAATTATATCGACTTTCAACAGTTTATAAAATCGTTACAACATATCTACATAAATCATGGCGGATTAGAAAATGCGCTATCAATAAAAGACAATTCCAACACTTATCAAACCGCAATAAATAACTTCAAAATCTTATTTTTTGAAGTTGAACACCTACAAAGAACTCAGAAACATATTTCAGATCCTTTGAAAAATTCTGCTGCAAAACGAATAAATATGTTCTTACGTTGGATGGTTAGAAACGATGAAAAGGATGTAGATTTCGGACTTTGGAACACACATAATCCTGCTGATTTATCTTGCCCATTAGACATACATTCTGGCAACGTTGCAAGAAAATTAAAGCTCTTACTTAGAAAACAAAACGACTGGAAAGCTGTTTCTGAATTAGATCTAAATCTTAGAAAACTAGACAAAATAGATCCTGTAAAATATGATTTTGCACTCTTTGGGTTAGGCGTTTTCGAAAAGTTTTAA